The segment GCGCGGAGGGCCGAGGTGCCCGCCCGGAGCGATCCCCCGATGTCCATCACCGAGATCCGGTCAGGCAGATCGCCGGCCGCGGCGACGATCGCCGCGTTCGATTTCTCGGCGTAGGGAAAGGAGGTGGAGGCGAAGTAGAGCGCGTCCACGGCGATGGGGCCCCAGTCGGCGGTGTGGTTCAGCGCCTCCACCGCCATCGTGATGGCGTCCTCATCGTGGTTGGCGATGGGGCGCGACGCCTTGGGATTTCCCGCGCCCCACACCGCGCGCACCGCCCCGCCCTGCAGTCTGTAGAAGGGGATGTAGGCCCCCACGCTGATGATTCCGGCCATGCGGTACCTCGTTTTGGTGAATGAAAAAGTGAGTAGTCCAAGCATCATTTCCCCGCCGGAGCGGAAGAGTCAAGCGGATGCAGGGTTATTCGTAGAAAATATCGGAGGGGGCTCCCTCGGGAGCCGATCGCGCACCTTTCCGCTGGTTCGGCTGCGCCTTCGGGCGGGATTTGGGGTCCCGTTCGGCATCGCGGGGCTGGTAGGTTTTTCCCGAGTCGAGGAAAACATCCCATCTGAGGAGGGGGATGAAGTAGTAATAGAAGATTGCGATGAGCAGCCAGAAGAGAACGGCCCCAACCATCCACCTTCCGGTCCGCCCGCGCTCTTTTTCGCGGAAGGAGTCTCCCTTGTCGTATTTCGCGCGGCGAACCCGGGAGACCCGCACGACGTGCTCCCGCCGCCGCCCCAGCCAGTTCAGCCGGCGGCGGAAACGGAGCGCTGCCCGGTAGCTGTTCTGGGAGAAGACGAGCAGGCGGATGTGAACCCCGCGGTTGCGGAGCATGAGCCGGACGCGCTGAAGTTCTCTCTTTTTTTTGAACTCCTCGTCCGATCGGATGAGGATGGCCATCCGGCGGTGTCTCTTCTCGACGTAGAGGTCGGGAAAAGGGCCCTTTCCAGCGGGGCGGCACGCGGGGTTCCCTCGAACTCACCCCGTAGACCTTGTAGCCCCGCCGCTTGTAGCGGCCGGCCATCTGCTCAAGAAAACTCTTCTGCACGCATATCCCCCCGATCCGGAAAAGCATAACAAGTAGAGGGAGATATTGCCCGTTCAGGGGCGGGCGT is part of the bacterium genome and harbors:
- a CDS encoding 3-hydroxy-3-methylglutaryl CoA synthase, which codes for MAGIISVGAYIPFYRLQGGAVRAVWGAGNPKASRPIANHDEDAITMAVEALNHTADWGPIAVDALYFASTSFPYAEKSNAAIVAAAGDLPDRISVMDIGGSLRAGTSALRAALDAVEAGSAKTAAVVAAEARPARPGGPDELALCDGAAALLIG